A part of Periophthalmus magnuspinnatus isolate fPerMag1 chromosome 14, fPerMag1.2.pri, whole genome shotgun sequence genomic DNA contains:
- the samsn1b gene encoding SAM domain-containing protein SAMSN-1b gives MGAVPRGVAPLHIRAFVFWPKLSDMNLFCFTLEGSTESMYEPAYSPTVQEVRPKFQCSPALLRRRPEWGGSDPSINCSKSQSTKTKRNNVRSCFVTSALDNETIDIHSACWISSGDKKDLAHQKRDPDKDVCRTSEDTAKILGLKTDPMLQASKTAADTAESIRPRRLKKLQNLVPNTKGGQQSTSGKERSLSENYEHLTDVLSSYNPVLTCIGLGKKQKNPSAPSPSLLQPNLSHEHPEERVWSPLQTPCELCRPPQSCPETSHTFTHERWECSSALSLPRTAAWDRFETLIQELDIREPEPCLHRMARSITDLDFHQDEWSRFGRFDAFRQQWPLTMERETGRGCTMNPAGERNVTYSKQTEETSQKDSEPIKTGDTTAINVKQSGHRDVTKGHSASLESVYSSGQSSSSGVTSGSNCSSNRASLRLDEELSAPRTFCGRARVHTEFVPSPYDTESLKLQVGDVIDIISKPAMGTWTGILNNKIGYFKFIYVDLIKEETKSGDACIHELLKRFDLEEYALTLLLHGYQTAEDLVKLTEHHLIELKVTDPKHRQRLLSAVSSLHPLHPEEEVVYENMKNCPRDSGCGMVTPDDATEIHSPSEHSQTEVVTVC, from the exons ATGGGGGCAGT GCCACGCGGCGTAGCTCCTCTCCACATCAGAGCCTTTGTCTTCTGGCCCAAGCTGTCAGACATGAACCTGTTCTGTTTCACACTG GAGGGCTCTACAGAAAGCATGTATGAGCCAGCCTACAGCCCCACGGTCCAAGAGGTGCGCCCCAAGTTCCAGTGCAGTCCGGCCCTGCTGCGGAGGAGGCCAGAGTGGGGCGGATCAGACCCGTCCATCAACTGC agcAAATCCCagagcacaaaaacaaaaagaaacaatgtTAG GTCATGTTTTGTAACTTCAGCCTTGGACAATGAAACAATAG ATATTCACAGTGCGTGCTGGATTTCATCTGGTGATAAAAAGGACCTAGCTCATCAAAAGAGAGATCCAGATAAAG ACGTGTGTAGAACATCAGAGGATACTGCGAAAATACTGGGACTGAAGACAGATCCTATGCTTCAG GCCAGCAAAACTGCCGCTGACACAGCAGAATCAATAAGACCAAGAAGACTAAAGAAGTTACAGAATCTGGTGCCAAATACGAAAGGAGGACAACAAAGCACaagtgggaaagagaggagtCTGTCTGAGAATTATG AGCATTTGACAGATGTGTTAAGCTCCTATAACCCAGTGTTGACCTGCATCGGTCTGGGAAAGAAGCAGAAGAACCCGTCtgccccctctccatctctgctgCAGCCCAATCTGTCTCACGAGCAcccagaggagagggtctgGAGTCCTCTGCAGACCCCCTGTGAGCTGTGTAGACCCCCGCAGAGCTGCCCCGAGACctcacacacgttcacacacgaGCGATGGGAGTGCAGCTCGGCTCTGTCTCTGCCTCGGACCGCCGCCTGGGACCGCTTCGAAACCCTCATTCAAGAACTAGACATCAGAGAACCAGAGCCGTGCCTGCACCGCATGGCCCGATCTATCACCGACCTCGACTTTCACCAAGATGAA TGGAGCAGATTTGGGAGATTTGACGCCTTCAGACAGCAGTGGCCTTTGACGATGGAGCGAGAGACTGGGAGGGGCTGTACG ATGAATCCAGCTGGGGAGCGAAACGTTACATATTCAAAACAGACTGAGGAGACATCACAGAAAGACAGCGAGCCAATCAAGACGGGAGATACCACAGCCATCAAT gtGAAGCAGAGCGGTCATAGAGACGTAACCAAAGGACACAGTGCCTCTTTGGAGAGTGTGTACAGCAGCGGACAGAGCTCCTCCA GCGGAGTCACCAGTGGGTCAAACTGCTCCAGTAACAGGGCCAGTCTGAGGCTGGATGAGGAACTGTCAGCCCCCAGAACCTTCTGTGGACGAGCCCGAGTGCACACGGAGTTTGTGCCCAGTCCATACGACACAGAGTCTCTCAAACTCCAG GTTGGAGATGTGATTGACATCATTTCCAAACCTGCGATGGGAACATGGACCGGAATCCTCAACAACAAAATAGGTTACTTTAAATTTATCTACGTGGACCTTATAAAAGAGGAGACCAAAAGTGGAGATGCGTGCATTCATGAACTACTAAAGCGTTTTGATTTAGag GAGTACGCCTTGACTTTGCTGCTGCACGGTTACCAGACAGCTGAAGACTTGGTGAAGCTGACGGAGCATCACCTGATAGAGCTCAAAGTGACTGATCCAAAACACAGGCAGCGTCTCCTCTCCGCTGTCAGCTCACTCCACCCGCTGCACC CTGAAGAGGAGGTCGTGTATGAGAACATGAAGAACTGCCCCAGAGACTCAGGCTGTGGGATGGTAACCCCGGACGACGCCACGGAAATACACTCTCCCTCTGAGCACAGTCAAACAGAAGTGGTCACCGTCTGttga